The following coding sequences lie in one Pseudomonas svalbardensis genomic window:
- a CDS encoding MaoC family dehydratase, protein MTIHSWEKLYLDDLSLGQQFESDSLRVHRASMLAFAQEFDPQPFHLDPEAAELSLFRGLAASGWNTAALTMKLLVESVPLADGIIGLGIELSWPTPTYPDDLLRLQCTVQAIDPSSTKPDRGVVTLFMETLNQNDKVVQRATGKLLVFRRPAPD, encoded by the coding sequence ATGACCATCCATTCCTGGGAAAAACTCTACCTCGATGACCTGAGCCTGGGTCAGCAGTTCGAAAGCGACAGCTTGCGTGTCCATCGAGCGTCGATGCTGGCCTTTGCTCAGGAGTTCGACCCGCAACCGTTTCACCTCGATCCTGAAGCCGCCGAACTGAGCCTGTTCCGTGGTCTGGCAGCCAGTGGCTGGAACACCGCCGCCCTGACCATGAAGCTGCTGGTGGAAAGCGTGCCATTGGCAGACGGGATCATCGGCCTGGGCATCGAATTGAGCTGGCCGACGCCGACCTACCCGGACGATCTGTTGCGTTTGCAATGCACCGTGCAGGCCATCGATCCATCCAGCACCAAACCAGACCGGGGTGTGGTGACCCTGTTCATGGAAACACTCAATCAAAACGACAAGGTCGTGCAGCGAGCCACCGGCAAACTGCTGGTCTTCAGAAGACCGGCGCCTGATTGA
- a CDS encoding AI-2E family transporter — MVPTSSSEKAFTRSLLDVLIRAGLIAVLVLFCFEIFSPFRDLMLWSLILAITLYPLQERLKGPLAQKDGHIATLIVLIAIVVLMVPIYLLVTSIADSVAHAMTTVKDGNFHIPPPADSVADWPLVGKSVSAVWLQASTDLPDLAAKYLPQIKHFSVSFLGKLAGVGMGFLTFIFALIIAGIFMAYGESGRRSAVQIATRVSDPGKGPKIAELCTATIRAVALGVVGIAFIQMLLVGIGFVLMGVPGAGLLALAVLLLGIMQLPATLITLPVIAFVFATEGASTATIIFAIYVFVAGLVDNVLKPLLLGRGVDVPMPVVLIGALGGMVTSGILGLFIGPVVLAVGYQLFWQWVEDQPQNRPDVPPML; from the coding sequence ATGGTGCCCACATCCAGTTCCGAGAAGGCGTTCACACGCAGTCTGCTCGATGTTTTGATCCGTGCCGGACTGATTGCCGTACTGGTGCTGTTCTGCTTTGAGATCTTCAGCCCGTTCCGCGACCTCATGCTGTGGTCGCTGATCCTGGCGATCACCCTTTATCCGCTGCAAGAACGGCTCAAGGGGCCGCTGGCTCAGAAAGACGGCCACATTGCGACGCTGATTGTGCTGATTGCTATCGTAGTGCTCATGGTGCCGATCTATCTGTTGGTCACCTCGATTGCCGATTCGGTCGCGCATGCCATGACCACCGTCAAGGACGGCAACTTCCATATTCCGCCACCCGCTGACTCAGTCGCTGACTGGCCGTTAGTGGGCAAGTCAGTCTCGGCTGTATGGCTGCAGGCCTCAACCGATCTTCCCGACCTGGCAGCGAAGTACCTGCCGCAGATAAAACATTTCAGCGTGAGTTTCCTGGGCAAACTGGCCGGCGTCGGCATGGGGTTCCTCACCTTTATCTTTGCATTGATCATCGCCGGCATCTTCATGGCCTATGGCGAGAGCGGCAGGCGCAGCGCGGTACAGATCGCGACCCGCGTCAGCGATCCGGGCAAGGGACCGAAAATCGCCGAACTGTGTACCGCAACGATCCGTGCGGTCGCGCTGGGGGTGGTCGGCATCGCCTTCATCCAGATGCTGCTGGTGGGGATCGGATTCGTGCTCATGGGCGTCCCCGGTGCCGGGCTGCTTGCCTTGGCGGTGCTGCTGCTCGGCATCATGCAATTGCCGGCGACGCTGATTACGCTGCCCGTGATTGCCTTTGTGTTCGCCACCGAGGGGGCCAGCACGGCGACCATCATCTTCGCCATCTATGTGTTCGTTGCCGGCCTGGTGGATAACGTACTCAAGCCTTTGCTGCTGGGGCGCGGTGTCGATGTGCCGATGCCGGTGGTGTTGATCGGTGCCCTCGGCGGCATGGTCACCAGTGGCATCCTCGGGCTGTTCATCGGCCCGGTGGTGCTTGCGGTCGGCTATCAGTTGTTTTGGCAATGGGTGGAAGATCAGCCGCAGAACAGACCGGACGTCCCGCCGATGTTATGA